tcgcacgcaggcgaatctggtcggcttcctccatttctttgatatcgtcatcggcagcaccctccacaggcttgagttttttcttcatggctaaagctttgcgagcctggatatctctttcttgctgaagggctttgacggcattgggtagctggctttcttcttgttgagcatgagttaaggctgcatcgacttctttcaattcagccaatagagctatcttccttgctgataaatccaagattttctgcttaagtgcagcacccgaagtctgcaagttgacgatgcccttgtgcttctcatcagcaatttgtttcagttgtagcatctcttctttgagttgagcttgagctgctctatcggcaatgcgctgagcagcccgttgatattgcagttggcggctttctaaatgagctgctgggaagagtacttcttcaacatcggcagggacctggccacgaattgttttgaaaattgcctttgcggggtccgagtcatctaccagttgggcggtaccttgctgtagcaagttcaggagggtttccaacttggatttagtctctgccgatattgttcccagtgcaagggaagaacttgtctcctctccatcgtcgtcagaaatgtcaatggcaaaggaaaataggctgttcggggaatcttgttcctgagagagagaaaaggagatcagttaagggtaagtatgagtattgtaaatcagctaggttgatcggtttacctgtttcaaggcaatttcctgtgcttgactggaggaagcaacctggagtatgtcgtgtgggggatcggctgagcttgccgatgggatatcctctgtgacttcatcggtggtgggctcttgaggtatgatgaccaatgacattggggcagatgtagggatcggcatagacctttgtcgttttggctgtgcttcagtatctgttaaagctttgcgctttgcttgggcatcggcaacgattggctggggggcatcgacacttgttggttgtgaagcttggacatctggtacgtttgccgatgtacccaattgttgctgcaaaacaagtgtaagatatgatatttaacagataaaatgtaaagtcaagaagctacctctgaaggttcatcgaaagaagtggtgcttgatatcggcggaattgccgatgacgatccagtagcagctcttaccccctgatgattaaggttaatacagtttgtgatcggcataagtaaaaataaacaaggttgttaccttgaatgctttgaccaaggttgtagcagcagccgatggagtagccctggatgtagccaatttggacttggaagtgatggtcttggtacgaatcttctggtgggtcaaagcggctaaggtgggagcgttgtagccgatcggcgatgttggggaaacaggccgaagattgaagggtttcccacttttgctcaccgatggtgctgggttgttaacctgttacaagagaatcagttactgatatatgaagggaaaagcagaagggagttaaaagaaacttaccgcgtcgtcagggatggcatattcagggtcgatcatgtgccgatatgtgtgagcagaagttgcgaacagttgttctttccactctcgccaccattgcttatatgactcggtgatgaaagatattggtgtccaggtggatatatcaacatctgtagtatcggcatcgggggagagttgtactaccttgttccaatctgttccgcaggtgattgtttccctgggtttgatcacatcggcaaagcagagtttgattggcagttgcccaaaagccaattggcgggatactgccgatgggttgtaaaattcatacgtaatgttggtgtttttcccgctgccgaatgtgtttactggaattgccctgggagtgatgatagccatcatgagctcattatcttgattcagagtgtcatcggcaaagttgaaaagaagggggaatctgttttcttcgtcaatataaggcacccaggccctatgatcacgagaaagaccattgtagaagctttgaaagaatctgccgatttggtcttcgttggcttctgttccaggaaggacaattatggcttcaccaaaattgaggggtgagcgtgttgccgattcatcatccccaagcacatag
The nucleotide sequence above comes from Miscanthus floridulus cultivar M001 chromosome 18, ASM1932011v1, whole genome shotgun sequence. Encoded proteins:
- the LOC136524852 gene encoding uncharacterized protein; this translates as MMAIITPRAIPVNTFGSGKNTNITYEFYNPSAVSRQLAFGQLPIKLCFADVIKPRETITCGTDWNKVVQLSPDADTTDVDISTWTPISFITESYKQWWREWKEQLFATSAHTYRHMIDPEYAIPDDAVNNPAPSVSKSGKPFNLRPVSPTSPIGYNAPTLAALTHQKIRTKTITSKSKLATSRATPSAAATTLVKAFKGVRAATGSSSAIPPISSTTSFDEPSEQQLGTSANVPDVQASQPTSVDAPQPIVADAQAKRKALTDTEAQPKRQRSMPIPTSAPMSLVIIPQEPTTDEVTEDIPSASSADPPHDILQVASSSQAQEIALKQVNRST